The Anaerolineales bacterium region CCACTTCTCCGAAATAAAACGGTCGTTCGGCATTGCCGACGGGAAATCATAATTATTGACCGACATCAGATAGACGCGGTCCCACTCCAGTCCCTTCGCCTTGTGCATCGTCGTCACCACCACCCGTCCGCGATGGCGTTCGGGGTCGAAGCCCGAATCGTCCGACGAGAATCCGATGAAGCGCCGTTCATTCTTGGCGATCACCGCCAGTTCCGCCGTCAACTCAGGCAATCGCCAATCGGGATGATCGTCCGCGGCTTTTCGCAACACCAGCGCCAGTTTATGCGCCAACGCCAGGTCATGCGCTTCGGTGAACACATCCTGCGCCAGGGTCAACGTCAACTGGTCAATGGGAAGCATCACCGCGCTCAACCATCTCTGCACGACGACTCGGAACTCTCCCAACTCTTGGATAAGCGCCTGATCGGCGCCCGCTTCAGACTCCCTTACGGCTGACAGCCAGTCGTCGGCTTTTTGTGGCGCGACAAAATTTTCCACGTCAACCATCTTTCTTAACAAGGCTGGAATCTGCTCGATGTACGGGCGACCCTTGCGGTCGCCCTCTTCGCTGCCATCATCCACACCCTGGACGGGGGCAAGCCCCTTCCCTACATTTTTACTCGACCCAAAAATATCCCTTCTCCATACCTCATACGCCTTCGACAACTTCCGCGCCGAACTTGGATCGGACAAATACGCCAGCAAATAACTCAACGACCCTGCCGCCGCGCGCGTTTCACTTGTGCTTGAAATTAACTCAATCGGCTCGATGCCGCGCTGGCGCAACGCATTGACCACATCCACGCCGCGCTGGTTACGCGGGACAAGGATCGCGATCGTCGGTTTGTCGTCGTCGGGGAAATCCCAGATCGAGTCGACATATCCCTTCACCGATTTGACCACCGCTTCCAATTCTTCATCTGGCGTATAGCGCTTGCTGACGAATTTGATTCCCTCGGGGTTATCGGGCGGATTCTGTTGCGGGTCATCCACTGGCACAGGGACAATATGCGGCACAGACAACGCCGTCCGCGCTTCGGGGATGGGATGCGAGGTCATCACCCAATCAATGAGGTGATTCGCCAACGCCAAAATAGACGGCTGTGACCGCCCCGACTCGGGCATGTCTATGCTTGGGTTGTTTTGGATGAACGCGCGTAACAGTTCAGGCGAAGCGGTTGTAAACGTCTCGAAGATGGCTTGGTTCGGGTCGCCGACTCTCACCCAATTGCCTCCCAACTCTCCGCGCTGAGCGGAGCGACGAGCGCTCTCCGAGGAGCGCAGACGAAGCGCGGGGTCGCCAGTCAATCGCGCTTCGTCTGCGGCTTCGCTATCGCTCAGCCTCCGCTCAGCGCGAGAGCCACTTAATAACGACAATATCCTCTCCTGCGTCAGACTCGAATCTTGCGCCTCATCTTCCAATATAAACGGATAGCGATACTGCAAACGCGCTAGATATTCTTCGTCATTTTCGAGGAGGGTGAGTGCGAGTCGAATCAAATCGTCGAAGTCCACGGCGCCGCGATAGGCGAGGGCGCGTTGATAGTCCGCGTAGATGCTGTAGCCGAGTTCGGCGAGAGGCAACGGGGCGGGAGAAGAGTCGAGTTTGGCGCGCAGGCTGTCGGGAGTCAAGAGGCGGTCTTTCGAGGAGCGGATAAAGGCTAAGGCGAGGGAGTCCAAAAGATCGGGAAGTTGCTGACGTTTGACCCAATCCATTTTCGATTGATCGAGGGCGGGGTCGAGGTAATCATCCAATGAGTGATTCGCCAGCCACGCATTGACCGACTCGCGGCGGATGAAACCCGCCTCACGCTCGTCAATGATACTGAAGCGCTCCTCGAGCCCCACGCGCGCAGGCTTCTCGCGGACAATGTCATGCGCCAGCCCATGCAATGTGCGGACACGATATTTGTAGAGGGCGTGCAGAGGGTTGTCGAAGAAACGTTTGATGCGCGCTTCGAAATTGTCCACCGCCGAGTTGACGAGGGTGACGATGAGGACTTCCTGATCGTCTTGCAACGCGTCGCTTTGAATGATCTGCGCCGCCAACGCCGAGAGGATGTGCGTCTTCCCCGCGCCAGGGACCGCGGCAATGCCGAGCCGTCCGCCTGTGTAGCGGAGGATTTCTTGTTGGGAGGGGCGAGGGGTGAAATTCATTTTTGTTTGAGGTCGAGCGTCAACTATTTAATTGATTCTAATCGGCGAAACCGCACGATGATACCCGCACGGCGATACCCGCACGGGGATGACGGAAACGCAACCTCGCATCGTAACAAAACCATCCTTTTCATAATACATCACGGACTCACTTCCCCCGAATCCCTATCCACCATCAACACCGACGTATCCACTGCCTCGAAATCATTTCCCGTCAGCACATCCAACAGATGAAGCATATCGTTATCCCAGTGCTCATCGGGCGCGCCGCTGACGTACCAATTCGAGCCGTTATCTGCCAGCACAATTCCGTATGTTTTGAATGCTTGCAACAAAATTTGCATTTCAGGCGGGAAGCCCGAAATGTCGTAATCCGCTTTCAGACGGAAGCGCGCGCCCAGTGGTGGGATTCCATCCTGAGGATCAGCGGTTAGATGCCGCCCAGGCCAAAGATAGCCAGCAGTCTCTTCAACAGTGAAACGCAGGGCATGTTTGATTTCACCTTCTAGGATCTCATCATAGCGAATGAGTCCAGGTAAGATTGGCAAACCAGCCGCGTCGGCAGATGTCCATGTGTCGGGACGGAGCGCATTTGAATTGAGATCAAATATTGCGCCACCGCCGCCGAACCACTGACCATTATCAAAACTCGCGTCGAAAATTTCGTACAACGTGCAAGTCTCCGTATCCACAACCAAAATGTGATGATCGCTCCCCCACTCGATGTTAGGATTCTCTGGGATGGGATACGGTCCCGCGTCGGATTCTTCGGGATAATAGAACTCCGCGTCATACGACGGGACAGTTGATCCAGCCACGACGTTGTACGGAATCCCAATCGGACCTCCGTCCCACTCACCTGAACCGAAATCCATGTGAAAGTTTCCATCGCGACCGATATTATCAATCCACGCGTCAGAATCAGAATGCACAGGCAACGTGTCAACTCGCGCGTTCCAGAAGTTATTTGCGGGGAATATCGGACAGTTTGCAATCGTCGGTCCGCCCGTGGAATGAGGAGTCGTAGCCGTTGAATCAACAGGCGGGACAGTTGAAGTCGCGTTCGGCGCGGTGAGAGGAATAACCGTCGGAGTCCCAACTACGCCGCAAGCCAATAAGAGAAATGAAACTACAACCAATAAATATTTTTTGTTCATATATTTTCCTTAGATGACAGTCATCTTAAAGATGACTGTCATCTGAATTTCACAAAACCTTTTGAAACGCTCGCAATAATTCGCCGCGTCCTTCAAATCCGCTTTCGCCGAGTTCGGCGATTCCCAAGTAGACGCGTTCGCGGCATCGGTGGAGCAACCCTGAAACCAACCGCGCCATCGCTTCTTTGCCATATTGCACATCATCCGCGTCGGTCCACTGGTGACCACCTTGCCAGCCTCGACTCAACACGTACGGATGCGTGAGCGGCTGAGAGAGTCGTTCGTACCATCCGCTTGAACCAGCGTCGAGCCAAAATTGAACCGTGACGGGACGGTTCATCATCAAGAACGTGTGCGCGGGCGCGACCAGTACCGCATCTTTGTCTTCGTTCTGCCAACCTTCAAGATATGAGGCGGCAATCACGCCGTCTTGCAACATGTGGATGTATTCTTTGCCCAGACTTCCGACGTCTGCCTCCATCGCCAAACGAAACTTCTTCACCGACTCGACTAAACTCGCCGCCACACGGATCGAGTCGAAGTTGCGATGATAGCCAAATCCCGCCTGAGACAACACCTCGCCAAAGAATTTTCGGAGGAAGTGGTCGAGCGGCAGACTATCCGAGGCACGATATTCTTCGATCCATTCTCGGATTCTCGAATAGCGATTGCCGATTGAAAACGTAATCCGTTCCTGCACGTCGGGCTTGATCTGGTCGAATGTTGAGAGTTGGAGGTCGCGTTGACGGTAAACGATGTCTGTCAATATTTGGGCGCGGACGAGGTCAAGTCCGTCAATGGATTGCATCAACGCGTACGCCACGTCAAATTTCGGCGGGTGGATGCTCCAATGCGGATGCGCCAGCGCGGCAAGTGTGATCAACGCGTGGGAGGCGGGCTCGTCGCGCAACGAACGCGACGGTCTGTGCGAACGCCAAGGGATATTTTTGGTTTCAAGTCTATGCGTGATGGAGAAGCGCAACGCATCGGAGAGGTATGGGGCGAGGATCACAATTTCAGAAGGTGGAATGCCTATTGAAATTAACTGTTCGATTTCGTTAACCACAGCATCGAGCAGTTCTGGATAAAAATGAGGAGTATCGGTCTCACTTCCAATCTTTTTCAAAATAACCAAGGCGTGAGACGAAGTTTGCTCATCAACTTGTGGATCTTGACCTTCAACCTGCAACCTTTGACTTGGCAAAATCGCCTCCACCAACCCATCAGTCAATTCCGCCACCTGCTCAGACGTTACAAAAGATTCGTTCAAAACAATATGCTCGTTGCACAGGTCTCGCAAAGCGAAGCCTGTTTCCACGTCTGCGCCGAGGAAGTAGCGGAAGCCTGCGCCCTCGTCGTAGATTAGTAATGCGGACTGGAAGTCCGCGCTCCATTCTCGGACAATATCATGTGCGCGGGGACCATCCTCCTCCACGTTATCGTAGATGAGGTGGCGATAGTTTCTGGTCAGGTAATCTCGGACGATATCTTGCTCCCACAAAACATTTGCAAAGGTTTCAAGCTGAAGGGAAAAGTCCAGCAGGTTGTGGTCGAGACAATATTGACGGAAACGATTGGCGCAATCTTGCGCGTCGGCGTAGACGCGGCGTTGGGCAGGGTCGCCGAAGTAGGACGCGTCGAGTTTCGATGCGATTTCAGTGTGCGGAAAACCGA contains the following coding sequences:
- a CDS encoding ATP-dependent helicase, with the translated sequence MNFTPRPSQQEILRYTGGRLGIAAVPGAGKTHILSALAAQIIQSDALQDDQEVLIVTLVNSAVDNFEARIKRFFDNPLHALYKYRVRTLHGLAHDIVREKPARVGLEERFSIIDEREAGFIRRESVNAWLANHSLDDYLDPALDQSKMDWVKRQQLPDLLDSLALAFIRSSKDRLLTPDSLRAKLDSSPAPLPLAELGYSIYADYQRALAYRGAVDFDDLIRLALTLLENDEEYLARLQYRYPFILEDEAQDSSLTQERILSLLSGSRAERRLSDSEAADEARLTGDPALRLRSSESARRSAQRGELGGNWVRVGDPNQAIFETFTTASPELLRAFIQNNPSIDMPESGRSQPSILALANHLIDWVMTSHPIPEARTALSVPHIVPVPVDDPQQNPPDNPEGIKFVSKRYTPDEELEAVVKSVKGYVDSIWDFPDDDKPTIAILVPRNQRGVDVVNALRQRGIEPIELISSTSETRAAAGSLSYLLAYLSDPSSARKLSKAYEVWRRDIFGSSKNVGKGLAPVQGVDDGSEEGDRKGRPYIEQIPALLRKMVDVENFVAPQKADDWLSAVRESEAGADQALIQELGEFRVVVQRWLSAVMLPIDQLTLTLAQDVFTEAHDLALAHKLALVLRKAADDHPDWRLPELTAELAVIAKNERRFIGFSSDDSGFDPERHRGRVVVTTMHKAKGLEWDRVYLMSVNNYDFPSAMPNDRFISEKWFVRSGLDLSAEALAQLSALWSRYAPPTNGGATRPSNDEYDWYEEGAATSRSRLDYVKERLRLFYVGITRAKRELIVTWNSGRQGDATPSLPLSELMGWRENQG